GTCCACGCTCGCCCTGATGCGCGATCTCAAGCGCGCCATCACCGGCCAACACCAGCGCGTGTGGGACAATTTCGAGGTGGACCGCTGCGCGTGGGACATGCGGGTGGGCATCCTCGGCCTCGGCTCCATGGGCGCGGCCTCGGCCCGCATGCTCCGGTCCGTCGGCTTCGGCGTCTCCGGCTGGTCGCGCAGCCAGAAGGCCATCGAGGGCATCACCTGCCATGCCGGACGGGAGGGGCTCGACGCCTTCCTGAAGGAGACGGACATCCTCGTCTGCCTGCTGCCCAACACGCCGGAGACCACCGGCCTCATCAATGCGGACCTGCTGGCCAAGCTGCCCGCCGGTGCCGGCCTCATCAATGCCGGCCGCGGCACCCACATGGTGCTGGAGGACGTGCTCTCGGCCCTCGACAGTGGACAACTGAGCGGCGCCGTGCTCGACGTGTTCGAGGAGGAGCCGTTGCTGGCGGACAATCCCGCCTGGACTCATCCCAAGGTCATCGTCACCCCGCACATCGGCTCCATCGCCTCGCGCCGGGCGCGTGCCGCTTTCTACGCCGAGCAGATCCGCCGCTTCGAGGCCGGTGAGCCGATGGACGCGCTCTACGATCCGGTGGCTGGCTACTGAGCCGGCCTGCGGGCAAAGGTCCCCTTTCGCAACAACGCACCGCGACTGGGCATGCCCCACACCTTCCATTTGCCGCTACGCACTCGACGAACGATCTCAAAAAAATAAACCGCAAGCAATATTCAAAATATATCTTGATATTCGTAGCTCGATACCATCCACCCCATTATTTTCTTCTTTGAAATCATTGATACGATCCGGCGGGATTGATAGAGAACAGGCGTCATCTCTGCCCGCCGGGAACACACTGGCTCGAGTCCTGTTTGGTTGCCCTGCAATTCAAGCTGTCCCGCTGCCGCGCTCGGCGCGGATGTGACCCGAAGGACACGGCGTCTCGGGCCGGGTTCTCCCTCTGATCGGACGGCGCTCCGGGTGAGGCCATGACGCAACGTTCCGCCGTGCTGCTGCGCTTCATCCTGATGGGGGCGCTTTTCGGCCTCGTGCTCGGCACCTTCCTTGTGCGGGGCGAGGTGCCACTCAACCGCACCCAGATCATCTGGCAGGTCGCAGGCGCCATGATCGGCGGCGCGGTGGTGATGGGCTTCATTGGCTCTCGACGCATCCGCCGCCTGCCTGCGACGGCCCGCACGCCGCCGCTCTCCGCCGCGCGCCGGCGGGCCCTGCTGATCCTGTTGACCATCTGCATCCTT
The Azorhizobium caulinodans ORS 571 genome window above contains:
- a CDS encoding 2-hydroxyacid dehydrogenase, translating into MHGSHAPARRIIAVKSGGEAAIPDWQACFAELAPHLEVRWWDDPQVAPEDVDYVIVWQPEPGRLAAYPNLRLILSSAAGTDHITSDPSWPRHLPIVRAVTPEASQRMAEFIVMSTLALMRDLKRAITGQHQRVWDNFEVDRCAWDMRVGILGLGSMGAASARMLRSVGFGVSGWSRSQKAIEGITCHAGREGLDAFLKETDILVCLLPNTPETTGLINADLLAKLPAGAGLINAGRGTHMVLEDVLSALDSGQLSGAVLDVFEEEPLLADNPAWTHPKVIVTPHIGSIASRRARAAFYAEQIRRFEAGEPMDALYDPVAGY